A window of Rhizobium lusitanum genomic DNA:
GTGATCAGAGCACGTTGACGTTCTCGGCCTTCGACTTTCCGGTCTTGCGATCTTGACCCAAGTCGTAGCTGACCTTCTCACCTTCCCTGAGCGAGCCGCCCCGCTGCAAGGCAGACACGTGAACGAACACATCCGTTCCTCCATTCTCAGGCGTAATGAAGCCGAAGCCTTTATCTTCATTGAAAAATTTTACGGTACCTGTAGGCATGATAATTCCTCTTCAATTCCGCGGTAGTTGGATCCGCAAACCGAACCTATAGCGCGAATTATTAGCAATCAATGGCTTATGGCCTTCCACAGGATCGAAGGCCGACTTGTCGCTGCCATGCTGCCTCGACAT
This region includes:
- a CDS encoding cold-shock protein yields the protein MPTGTVKFFNEDKGFGFITPENGGTDVFVHVSALQRGGSLREGEKVSYDLGQDRKTGKSKAENVNVL